CGTCGGCTCGTCCAGCGAGACGAAGGGCTCGTCCATCAGCAGCAGGTCCGGCTCCACCACGAAGGCGCGCGCCAGTGCCACCCGCCGTGCCATGCCCAGCGACAGCTGGGTCGGGAACCGGTCGGTGAAGGGCAACAGTTCCAGCGCCTCCAGCATGGCGTCGACCGCGGGGCCACGGCGCTGAGGTCGCGGCAGCACCAGCGCCAGATTCTGCCGCACGCTGCGCCAGGGCAGCAGGCGCGGTTCCTGGAACACATAGCCCAGCCGCGCCGGTCCGCCGTCCGGCCGCGGCCCGACCTCCACCACGCCGTCGAAGGCGCGGTCCAGCCCGGCGACGATGCCGAGCGCGGTCGTCTTGCCGCAGCCGCTGGGACCGACCAGCGCCACGACCTCCCCCGCCGCGGCGGACAGGGTCAGGCCGCGCACCGCCTCCAACGCGCCGAAGCGCTTGGACCGGATCTCAAGCCTCAGCGGGCATCCGCCGCCAGCGCTGGCAACGCCGTTCGACCGGCTGGAGGACGCCGTATTCCAGAAGCTGGACCACGGCCACGAACGCGATGGTGTAAGCGAGGATTCCTGCGACATCGAAGGTCTGGAAAAGGAGGTTGATCTGGAATCCGACACCATCGCTGCGGCCCAGCAGTTCGACCACCAGCACGATCTTCCAGATCAGGGCGAGGCCGGACCGCGCAGCCGCGGCGATGGTGGGGGTGAGTTGCGGCAGCAGCACATGGCGAAGCCGGTCCGCGGGCGACAGGCGGTAGACGCGGGCCATGTCGATCAGCCCCTCATCGATGGCGCGGGCACCGGCCCGGACCAGCACCACCGTGTTGGGAATCTTGTTGACCGCGACGGCGCCGATGGCCGCCGCCTCGGTCAGGCCGAACCAGACATAGGCCAGCACGATGACCACCAATGCCGGCAGGTTCAGGAAGAAGACCAGCCAGGGGCCGAACAGCCGATCTACGAAGGGCGAGCGTCCCATCGGCAGGCCGAGCCCGACGCCGATGGACATGGCGAGCGCGAAGGCCGCCAGCACCCGGAGCAGCGTGACGCCCATGTGATGGAACAGCACCCCGCTCTCCGCCTCGCGCAGCAGGGCGTGGGCCACCACCAGCGGTCCCGGCAGCAGACGCCCGCCGACCGCCAGCGCCGTGCCCTGCCACAGCGCCAGCAGCAGCAGGATCGACGCCACCGGCATCACCACTGGCATCAGGCCGCGGCGCACCACTCAGGCTCCGCCGGTCCAGAAGGTGCCGGGCGCAATGGTGGGCGCGTCGCCGACCAGTTCGGGGCCGCCCAACCGCGCCAGCAGCGCATAGAGCTTCGCTGCCCCTGCCCGCTCCTCCTCCGTCCAACGGCGTGGAATGCCGTCACGGTAGCGGTCGCGCAGCGTGCGGAAGGTGGCGCCATCCTCCGCCTGCATCAGCGGGGCGAGCCGCTCCCACGCTGCGTCCGACTGCGCCAGCAGGGTCTTTGCCTGACCGGTGGCGGCCTGGAAGCCGGCGAGGGCCGCCGGGCTGGTGCGGGCCCACTCCTCGCGGAAGACATAGCCGATGGCGGGCACCGTCGCCGGCTGGCCCAGCGCCTCCAGCATATCGGACACCGTCATCGACACGCGCATGCCTTTCGCCTCCAGCCGGGCGGCGAAGGGCCAGAAGGTCAGCACGGCGTCGAGGCCACCGTCGGCGATCTTGCTGTTCAGCAGCGGCGGCGCGGCGAAGAAGGGCTGCGCATCGCGGTCGAGCGACAAGCCGTGCCGGTCGGTGGCAAGCGCCTTCAGCAGCAGCCAGCTCTTGTCCAGCGGGCTGCCGGCGACGCCGATCCGCTTGCCCCGCAGGTCGCCAACCCCGGCGATGGCGGAGCTGGCCGGAACCACCAGCGCGCCGACGGCGGTCGAGTAGGGGATGAAGCACAGCGCCTCCCCCTTGCTGCGCATCCGCGACACCCACAGCCAGTCGGAAACGATAACCTCGACCGCTCCGGCTTGGAGCGCCACTTGGGTGGCAGGATTGCCGGCCAACTCGACCAGTTGCAGGTCGATCCCGGCCTGTTTGTCGAAGCCATTGGCGCGGACGGTGTCGAGTTCCCAGCTGACCGTGCCGAACTTCAGCACCCCGGCACGGACGACCGGCCGATTGGAAGCGGGATCTGCGGCCGCAACGGGTCTCAGCGCCACCGACGCCAGAAGCGCAGCGGCCGCCAGCAGTGTCGTCCGTCTGGTGCAGCCTGCCGCCATGGTCCCCGTCCGCTCAGTCTTTGGACTGCCAGCTTAAGGGGACTGTAGATGGTTCGTATATTCAACGATAGGAGGATAAGAGGGGTATCGCCGGCGGAAGCGGAGCCGCCTCACAGCCCCAGATAGGCCTGCTTCACCGCGGGGTCGGCCAGCAGTGCCTCCCCCGTTCCCGACAGCACCACGCGGCCATTCTCAAGCACATAGGCCGTCTGGGCGATACGCAAGGAGGCCGCGACATTCTGTTCGACCAGGATGATCGTCATGCCTTCGGCGGCCAGCGAGCGGATGATGCGGAACAGCTCCTGCACCAGGGCGGGCGACAGGCCGAGCGAGGGCTCGTCGAACATGATCAGGTCCGGCTTGCCCATCAGGCAGCGGCCGATGGCGAGCATCTGCTGCTCGCCGCCGGACAGGGTGCCGGCCGCCTGATCCAAGCGTTCGCGCAGGCGGGGGAACAGGTCCAGCACGCGATCGTAGGTCTGGCGCGCGCGAGCGCGAGCGCGTGGGATGACGGCGCCCATCTCCAGATTCTCGCGCACGCTCAGCGTCGGGAAGATCTGCCGCCCCTCCGCCACCTGACCGACGCCGAGGTCGCAGACGACGTGGCTGGGCAGGCCGGCGATCTCGCGGTCCTTGAAGAGGATGCTGCCGCGTGCCGGCTTCAGGATGCCGGCGATGGCCCGGATCAGCGAGGTCTTGCCGGCCCCGTTGGCACCGACGATGGCGGTGGTCTGCCCCTCCGCCACCCGCAGCGTGACGCCGTCGAGCGCCTGGGCGTCACCATAGTACAGGTCGAGGTCGGATACGGTCAGCATGGCGGGAGTCCAAACGGGCGCGACGTTCGCCCTCTATAGCGCGATCATTTCAGGAAGAACACCGCACTCATCACCAGCCCGACGGCGATGATGCCGGTTCGCAGAACCGGCTTTGGAATCTTCCGCCCCACACGGGCGCCGACATAGCCGCCGGCGACCGCCGCTACGGTCATCAGCAGCGCCTTCGGCCATTCCACCGCCCCGCCCGCGGCATAGGCCACCACGGCGATGGCGGTCAGCACGGCGGAGAACAGGTTCTTCAGCCCGTTCATGGCGTTGAGGTCGGTCATGCCGAACAGGCTCAGTTGCGCCAGCAGGAGGATGCCAAGCCCGCCGTTGAAATAGCCGCCATAGACCGAGACGGCGAACAGCGTGCCCAGCATCGCCCCGTTGCCGTGCAGGCCCAGGCTGCGCAGCCGCTGCGCCAGTACGGTGCCGAAGGCGAACAATCCGGTTGCCAGCAGGAGAAGCCACGGCACGATGCCGCGGAACACCGAATCCGGCGTCACCAGCAGCAGCCCGGCCCCGGCCAATCCACCCACCAGGCTGACCGCTGACAGCAGCGGCAAGCTGAGCGTGCCGACCGGGGTCAGGTCCTGGCGATAGCCATAGACCCCGCTGGCATAGCCGGGCAGCAGGGCGACGGTGCCGGTCGCGTTGGCGGCGACCGGTGGCACTCCGGCATAGATCAGCGCCGGCAGGGTCAGGAAACTGCCCCCGCCGGCAACGGCATTCATAGCCCCGGCGAGGAAGGCCGCAGCCAATAAAATCAATTCTGTCATGATATTACGAGCGGTTCCTCAACTCCCGGCGAATGATCTTGCCGGTGGTGGTCATGGGCAGGCTTTCCATGAATTCGATGGCGCGCGGATATTCGTGGGCGGCCAGCCGGGTCTTCACATGCTCCTGAATCGAGGCGACCAGCGCATCGTCCGGCGTCACTCCGTCCTGCAACACGACGAAGGCCTTGACGATCTCCGTGCGCAGCGGATCAGGCACGCCGACCACTGCCGCCATGCGGACGGCGGGGTGCCCGATCAGGCAATCCTCGATCTCGCCGGGGCCGATGCGATAGCCGGCCGAGGTAATGACGTCGTCGTCCCGTCCGACGAAGCGGATGTAGCCGTCCTCGTCCAGTTCTCCCTGGTCGCCGGTGACCAGCCAGTGCCCGATGAATTTGGCGGCGGTGGCGCCGGGGTTGTTCCAGTAGCCGAGGAACATCACCGGATCCGGCCGGCGCACCGCGATCAGGCCGAGTTGGCCCGGGGGCAGCCGGTTGCCCTGCCCGTCGATCACCGCCACGTCATGGCCGGGAACCGGACGCCCCATGATGCCGGGCTTCGGCGGCATCAGCGTGGCGGCCGAGGAGACGATCATGTTGCATTCGGTCTGGCCGTAGAACTCGTTGATCGTCACCCCAAAGGTCTCGCGCCCCCAGTCGAGCAGCCCGGCGCCCAGGGTCTCGCCGCCGCTGGCAACGGACCGCATGGCGATGGCATGGCGCGCCCGCGGGTTCTTCACCGCCCGCATCATCTTCAGTGCGGTCGGCGGCAGGAAGGCGTTGCGCACCTGGAATTCGGCCAGCAGGGCGAAGGCGGCCTCGGCATCGAACTTCTCGAAGCGATGGGAGACCACCGTCACGCCATGGTGCCAGGCCGGCAGCAGGACGTCGAGCAGCCCGCCGATCCATGCCCAGTCGGCCGGCGTCCAGATGCGGTCGCCCGGCTGCGGGAACAGGTCGTGCGACATCTCCACCCCCGGCAGATGGCCCAGCAGCACCCGGTGGGCATGCAGCGCCCCCTTCGGCTGGCCGGTGGTGCCGGAGGTGTAGATGATCAGCGCCGGATCGTCCGGGCCGGTGTCGGCCGGGGTGAAGCTGTCGGACGCTGCGTCGCACAGCCCATGCCAGTCCAGACAGCCGGGACCGGAGCCGTCGATGCGGAAGACGGCGCGCAGTTCCGGCAGGCGGTCGCGGATCTCGGCGATTTTGGCGGCGCCGGCGGCGTCGGTGACCACCGCGCGGGCGCCGCAGTTGGCCAGCCGGTATTCCAGCGCCTCCACCCCGAACAGCGAGAACAGTGGCACGGCGATGCCGCCCAGTTTGTAGACCGCGACATGGCTGATGGCGGTTTCCGGCGCCTGTGGCAGCAGGATGCCAACCCGGTCGCCGTGCGCGACGCCCTGCGCCGCCAGTGCGTTGGCGAAGCGGTTGGACAGGGCGCGGATGTCGGAGAAACGGTATTCCTCGACCCCGCCGTCGCGCCGCTTGTTGATCAGGGCGATGCGGTTCGGATCCGCCTCCGCCCAACGGTCGCACACGTCGACGCCGATGTTGTAGCGATCGGGCACGCGCCAGGCGAAGGCGCGGGACACCCCGTCCCAGCTGTCCGCTTTGGGCAGCATGTTCGTTCCCTCCCAAGGGTTTGTCGTCGATTCCTTTGTGGAACCGTTGAGACGATCATAGGAGCAAGCGAGGCACCGCGTCACGCACCGGGAATAAGATGCGGGGCAGCCATGTTGATGGCGTCAGGAACGAACAGTTTCGTGCCGATCCAAACAGGATCCAACAGGACGAGAGCCACCATGAAAGCCAGCCCCTTCCTCGCCGCCGCGCTGTCCGCCAGCCTGCTTGCGGCCCCGCTTGCCGGCTGCGCCCAGCCCGGCTATGGCGATTCCTATGGCGGCATCAGCGCCAACAAGCAGACGGCCGGCACCGTGCTGGGCGGTGTGGTCGGTGGTCTGGCAGGCTCGCGCTTTGGCGGCGGCAGCGGAAAGCTGGTGGCGGTGGGCGTCGGCACGCTGCTGGGTGCGGCGCTGGGCAATGCGGCCGGCGCCTCGCTCGACCGGGCCGACCAGACTTATGCCCAGCAGGCGGCGGTCAACGCCTATAGCGCGCCGACCGGCAGCACCATCCGCTGGAACAACCCGGAAACCGGCAATTACGGCAGCTATACGCCGGTACGCGAAGGCACCGGGCCGCAGGGCCAGCTTTGCCGCGAATACCAGACCACCATCGTCGTGCAGGGCCGCACCCAGCAGGGCTTCGGCACCGCCTGCCAGCAGGCGGACGGCACTTGGCGTGTGGTCAGCTGATGTTTCAGGCGAGCGCCGTCCGCTTTCGGGCGGCGCTGCCTGACTTCGGCGCCGGCCCGGTCAATGCGGAAGCGATGCGCAGCGCCCCCTGACCGTCCAGCGGCAGGGCTGATGCCGCGTCCTGCATCCGCTGGCGTTTCCCGATGTCGTTCCATAGAGCGAGCGCTCGCTCGGCAATCAGTGTGGCTGCCTTCTCCGGGGCGCAGCCGCGGGCGTCCACCGCGCTGCTCCAGCCGAGTTGGGCGGCATCGCCGCTGGCCATCGCCTGATTGTCGGCGGTGACCACCAGCAGGGTCGGCACCGCCAGTGCAGCCAGCTCGCCCATGGTGCCGCCGCCGGCCGACACCGCCAGTCCGGCATCGGCCATCAGCACCCCCATGCGGGGACAGTCGATCTCCACGGAAATGCCAGTGCCGGCGAGCGCCGCAACCTCCGCCGCGCGCGGGTTGCTGCCGCCGACCACGGCGACGATCCGGCAGCCATCGGGGCGAGCCTTGCCAAGCGCTTCCAGAACCGGACCGGTCAGGCCGAGCGGATCGGAACCGCCGAACGTCACCAGCAGCACCGGGCGGTCGGCGATGGCCCGCCGCGGCGCCTGGGCCGCCAGCCTCACCTCTCGCCGCAGGGGGGCATAGCCGGGGCCGAGCAGCAGAACGGCGCCGGGCGCCATCGCTTCATAGGGAAGGGCGGCTGCCTGCGGTGCCGCGTTGACCACGAGGTCGGCGTGCAGCGGCGTGCCGTCGCCCAGATCGTCCCAGGCCAGCACCCGCGCGCCCGCCGCCTGAAGCCCGGCGCGGTAGGCCTCGCCGAAGCGGTAGCCGTCCAGCATCACGGCACTGCCATGCTCCCGCCGCAGCAGCGACCGTGTGGCGGCCAGATCCGCCGCCTCCCCCACCGGGCCGGCGATGGAGACGTGGCGGAAGCCGTCCGCCGTCAGGCGTCGGTCGATGCCGGCGGTGGTCTCAACGGTGGCGAACAGCACTTCGTGACCCTGCTCGCGCAAGGCCTCGGCCACGGCGAGGCAGCGCATGACATGGCCGGTACCGATGAGGGGCGAGGCGTCTGCGCGGATGAGAATGACGGCCATGGCGCTGGTCCGAAGAGGTCGGTGCGGCGGGCCGGCACCGGGTCTGGTCGACGCGCATCTTGGCCCGGCACTTTGCGCCTGTCCAGCGACACGCCGCCGGGGGCACGGGAGCAAATTGCGGCGGTCGGGATAACCCGTCGTGCTGCCCGTCAGGATTCCCGGCCGGCGATGACGCTGGCGGCGGTCGCAAGGCTTTCCGGCGTGCCGATGTCGAGGAAGCGGGCCTTGGCGACATGGGCGTTCAGTGTGCCGGACGGCAGCTTTTCCAGAACGTCGCGTTCCAGCGACACCGCCCCCGCCGCGACGAAGCGGTCGAGGAAGGCAGCGGAGAACAGGTAGACCCCGGCATTGATGGTGCCCGCCCCCGGTGCCTTGTCCAGAAAGCGGCGGACCCGGCTGTCGGGACCGATCTCCACCCTGACGAAGCGGGATGCGTCCTCCACCGTCACGCACAGCACCGAGGCCTCCGCCCCGGACAGTCGGTGGGAAGCGATGAAGGCGCGCAGATCGGCGTCGAGGAAGGTGTCGCCGTTCACCACCAGGATGGTGCTGCTGCGCAGTTCCTTGCGCACATAGCCCAAAGCGCCGGCGGTGCCGAGCGGGCGCGGTTCGATCTGGCAGACCACGTCGATGGTGCCGGCCGAATCGCCACGGGCGAGCCAGGCGGTCACCCGGTCGGCCAGATGGCCCAGGCACAGCACCACGCGGCGCGATCCGTAGGTGGACAGGTAGTCGAGGAGATGGCCGAGGAAGGCGCGGCCCGCGATCGGGGCCAGAACCTTCGGCGTGTCACCCAGAACGCCCCGGATGCGCGTGCCCAGCCCGCCGGCGAGCACCGCGACGTCTATGTTGGCAAGAGCGTCCTCAGACCGCACCGACCGTCCTTTCCCTGAAGCCCCGCTGTCGTAGACCGGCTTGTGGGCGCAGCTTACGACGGAGCGGGCGCCGGGTCATCCACCCTGCGCGGGACCCGGCGGCCATAGTCGATAATGGGGGAATTCGGGAATCGCAATGCGGAATTGCGCCTAGGGGCTTCTCCCGATGGTCATGGGGTGGTCCGGCGAGCCTCGGCGAGGCGGCTCAGGCGACGCGCGACTGCGGCCAGGGCGCCGTCTTGGTCGCCGGATTGGCCGATCAGCGCCATGGACGGGAACCAGGGCCTGACCGCCGTGCCCAAGGCCGACCAGTCTCCTGTCGCCGCGATCCGCCAGACCGGCACACCGAGAGCCGCTGCCAGCTCTCCCACGGCGGTGGGCGCGGAAATGACGAGGTCAAGGCCGGCCATGAGCGCGGCCACCCCCTCCAGATCGTTGCGCTGGTCCAGATCGGGCCAATGATGCAGGACGGTGTCGAAGCGGCGCAGGGCTTCCTCCCGTTCCGCCTCGTTCCCGTCGTATTGCAGGCTGATGAAGGCGACGCCGGGCACGGCGAAGACCGGCGCCCATTGCCCGATCCGGCTGTAGGCACCGGCGCGGTCCGCCGTCATCCGGCTGCTGCGCCAGCAGATGCCGACCCGCAGGCCGACACCGAGAGGCGCAAGCCGCTCCAGCCAGTCCGCCTCCCGTTGCGGGTCGGGGGCGAGGAACGGGCCTGTCGCCGGGAACCGCCGCAGGGCCGGCCGCAGCCGGGCGGCGACATTGCCCATCGGCGCGTGGCAGTCGGCATCCCTGGGATCGGGCGTCGGCGCACGGACCTCCGCCC
The sequence above is a segment of the Azospirillum sp. TSH100 genome. Coding sequences within it:
- a CDS encoding ABC transporter permease, whose protein sequence is MRRGLMPVVMPVASILLLLALWQGTALAVGGRLLPGPLVVAHALLREAESGVLFHHMGVTLLRVLAAFALAMSIGVGLGLPMGRSPFVDRLFGPWLVFFLNLPALVVIVLAYVWFGLTEAAAIGAVAVNKIPNTVVLVRAGARAIDEGLIDMARVYRLSPADRLRHVLLPQLTPTIAAAARSGLALIWKIVLVVELLGRSDGVGFQINLLFQTFDVAGILAYTIAFVAVVQLLEYGVLQPVERRCQRWRRMPAEA
- a CDS encoding ABC transporter ATP-binding protein codes for the protein MRGLTLSAAAGEVVALVGPSGCGKTTALGIVAGLDRAFDGVVEVGPRPDGGPARLGYVFQEPRLLPWRSVRQNLALVLPRPQRRGPAVDAMLEALELLPFTDRFPTQLSLGMARRVALARAFVVEPDLLLMDEPFVSLDEPTALRLRGLLSDLLDRRPTTVLLVTHNLREALALADRLLLLAPSPGRVVAEVPLSVPRAARDDATIEALRRDLLSRPDPAFRLLA
- a CDS encoding ABC transporter substrate-binding protein, encoding MAAGCTRRTTLLAAAALLASVALRPVAAADPASNRPVVRAGVLKFGTVSWELDTVRANGFDKQAGIDLQLVELAGNPATQVALQAGAVEVIVSDWLWVSRMRSKGEALCFIPYSTAVGALVVPASSAIAGVGDLRGKRIGVAGSPLDKSWLLLKALATDRHGLSLDRDAQPFFAAPPLLNSKIADGGLDAVLTFWPFAARLEAKGMRVSMTVSDMLEALGQPATVPAIGYVFREEWARTSPAALAGFQAATGQAKTLLAQSDAAWERLAPLMQAEDGATFRTLRDRYRDGIPRRWTEEERAGAAKLYALLARLGGPELVGDAPTIAPGTFWTGGA
- a CDS encoding nucleotidyltransferase family protein, which gives rise to MRSEDALANIDVAVLAGGLGTRIRGVLGDTPKVLAPIAGRAFLGHLLDYLSTYGSRRVVLCLGHLADRVTAWLARGDSAGTIDVVCQIEPRPLGTAGALGYVRKELRSSTILVVNGDTFLDADLRAFIASHRLSGAEASVLCVTVEDASRFVRVEIGPDSRVRRFLDKAPGAGTINAGVYLFSAAFLDRFVAAGAVSLERDVLEKLPSGTLNAHVAKARFLDIGTPESLATAASVIAGRES
- a CDS encoding acyl-CoA synthetase, whose product is MLPKADSWDGVSRAFAWRVPDRYNIGVDVCDRWAEADPNRIALINKRRDGGVEEYRFSDIRALSNRFANALAAQGVAHGDRVGILLPQAPETAISHVAVYKLGGIAVPLFSLFGVEALEYRLANCGARAVVTDAAGAAKIAEIRDRLPELRAVFRIDGSGPGCLDWHGLCDAASDSFTPADTGPDDPALIIYTSGTTGQPKGALHAHRVLLGHLPGVEMSHDLFPQPGDRIWTPADWAWIGGLLDVLLPAWHHGVTVVSHRFEKFDAEAAFALLAEFQVRNAFLPPTALKMMRAVKNPRARHAIAMRSVASGGETLGAGLLDWGRETFGVTINEFYGQTECNMIVSSAATLMPPKPGIMGRPVPGHDVAVIDGQGNRLPPGQLGLIAVRRPDPVMFLGYWNNPGATAAKFIGHWLVTGDQGELDEDGYIRFVGRDDDVITSAGYRIGPGEIEDCLIGHPAVRMAAVVGVPDPLRTEIVKAFVVLQDGVTPDDALVASIQEHVKTRLAAHEYPRAIEFMESLPMTTTGKIIRRELRNRS
- the pseG gene encoding UDP-2,4-diacetamido-2,4,6-trideoxy-beta-L-altropyranose hydrolase, which codes for MAVILIRADASPLIGTGHVMRCLAVAEALREQGHEVLFATVETTAGIDRRLTADGFRHVSIAGPVGEAADLAATRSLLRREHGSAVMLDGYRFGEAYRAGLQAAGARVLAWDDLGDGTPLHADLVVNAAPQAAALPYEAMAPGAVLLLGPGYAPLRREVRLAAQAPRRAIADRPVLLVTFGGSDPLGLTGPVLEALGKARPDGCRIVAVVGGSNPRAAEVAALAGTGISVEIDCPRMGVLMADAGLAVSAGGGTMGELAALAVPTLLVVTADNQAMASGDAAQLGWSSAVDARGCAPEKAATLIAERALALWNDIGKRQRMQDAASALPLDGQGALRIASALTGPAPKSGSAARKRTALA
- a CDS encoding ABC transporter ATP-binding protein → MLTVSDLDLYYGDAQALDGVTLRVAEGQTTAIVGANGAGKTSLIRAIAGILKPARGSILFKDREIAGLPSHVVCDLGVGQVAEGRQIFPTLSVRENLEMGAVIPRARARARQTYDRVLDLFPRLRERLDQAAGTLSGGEQQMLAIGRCLMGKPDLIMFDEPSLGLSPALVQELFRIIRSLAAEGMTIILVEQNVAASLRIAQTAYVLENGRVVLSGTGEALLADPAVKQAYLGL
- a CDS encoding RT0821/Lpp0805 family surface protein, which produces MKASPFLAAALSASLLAAPLAGCAQPGYGDSYGGISANKQTAGTVLGGVVGGLAGSRFGGGSGKLVAVGVGTLLGAALGNAAGASLDRADQTYAQQAAVNAYSAPTGSTIRWNNPETGNYGSYTPVREGTGPQGQLCREYQTTIVVQGRTQQGFGTACQQADGTWRVVS
- a CDS encoding sulfite exporter TauE/SafE family protein, which gives rise to MTELILLAAAFLAGAMNAVAGGGSFLTLPALIYAGVPPVAANATGTVALLPGYASGVYGYRQDLTPVGTLSLPLLSAVSLVGGLAGAGLLLVTPDSVFRGIVPWLLLLATGLFAFGTVLAQRLRSLGLHGNGAMLGTLFAVSVYGGYFNGGLGILLLAQLSLFGMTDLNAMNGLKNLFSAVLTAIAVVAYAAGGAVEWPKALLMTVAAVAGGYVGARVGRKIPKPVLRTGIIAVGLVMSAVFFLK